The Opitutaceae bacterium nucleotide sequence GACGCTCATCGGGCGTTGCTTGAGAAGCAGCTCGATGCCGTCCCGAGGGAGCGTGAGGCGGCAGAGCGCAAGATCGCCGGGCATCGGGCGGCGATCGAAGCGGCCCAGCACCGCGTCCGGGAGCTCGAACTGGAGCGCAGCCGGCTCGAACAGGAGATCGCCTCGGTTGAGGAGCAGGTCCGCAAGTACCGCAACCAGCAGATTCAGGTCAAGAAGAACGAGGAGTATCAGGCCCTGACCCACGAAATTGCCGCGACCGAGGCCAGGATCTCGGAGCTGGAAGGTGCGGAGATCCAGGTTCTCTACGATCTGGACACGGTCCGTGCGAAGTCGGCTGAAGTGGTGGCCACGGAGAAGACGGAGATCGCCTTCCAGGAGAAGCAGATCGCCCGAATGGCCGAGCGGGAGGTGCAGCTCAAGGTTGAGTTGGAGTCGGCTCGTGCCGCCGTCGAGGCGGCCCGGAGTGAGGTTCCCCTCAAGAGCATCAGTGTCTATGATCGCCTGGCTTCCTCGCTGGCCCTGCCGGTCATCGTGCCTCTCGAGGGGCAGAAATGCACCGGCTGTCATCTGAGGGTCTCGGCCGGGGTCGATGCCGAGGTCCGCGGCGGTGGCGAATTGACGGCTTGCGATAACTGCACGCGCATCCTATATTCGGAGGCTTAGTCGGTCTCGGAGCCGGGTATCCGCTTGGTCGGTTCTCTGAAACGCCGTGCTTCGGCACGCTTTTCGGGGTCCGCCTGAGAGGAAAGTCCGGACACCACAGGGCAGGATTCCCCGTGAAAGCGGGGGCACCTTCGGTCAAGCGGAGGTGACGGAAAGTGTCACAGAAAATACACCGCCATCGATTTCGGTCGGGGGTAAGGTTGAAATGGTGGGGTAAGAGCCCACCGCCGGACGAGTGATCGGACGGGCAGGAAAAACCCAATCCGGTGCAAGACAGAATAGGGGACAGGGCGGCCCGCTCAATTGTCCCGGGTTAGTCGCATGCGCTTCGGCGCGGCTCCGCTTGCGGGGCAGATAAATGGATGCCCAGGCTCCTTCGGGAGCCGGACAGAATCCGGCTTACAGGCTCCGGGACCGACGCCTGTTTCCGAATCAGGAATGGAGAATCTTGAGTGAAGATTGAGGAGTCGGGAAAGCTTCTCAGCTCTCGATTCCTGGCTTGTCACTCCAGAGGTGGCACTCTGTTGGGGCGAACCTGGCGTGTGCCTTCGGACTCAATGAGGCTACCCGACGCCAATAGCCGGTGCCCTTGCAGGTCGTCGAGAGGCGTTCACGCCCACCCTCTACGATCGAGCCACGCGGCAGGCCGGACGGGCAGGATTCAAAAAAGCCTGCATCTTTTCAAAGCGAGACCAGTTGTGCCGCTCCGTTGAGTTCGCGCCAGCCGCCGACGGTATAGACTCCGGAGGATCCCAGCTTGGAGAGCGCTTCATCGTAGTGGAACTCAAAGTTGCCGTTGATGAAGGCGGTCTTGACCACGGCAGCGCCAACGAAGACGCCGGAGCTGCCGCCGCCCTTGAGTTCCAGGTCGGCGTTGGGGGCAAAGATGGCGGCGTGAGCGGCCCCGTTGCCGTGCAGTTTGATCGTCTGTGAGGTGGGGTTGGTGCCGTAGAGGATGAGCTTTTCCGAGAGACCGGTCAGGTTCATGACCCCGTTGCCACCGATGTCGACGTCTCCGGCCACGTAAACCGTGAGTGAGGAAGTGGCGCCAACGACGAAATCGCCCTTTATATCGATATCGCCACTGACCACGAGGGTGACGTCTCCGGCGAATTGGGTGACCTGACCGTTATTGTTCGAGATGGAAGTTGCCTTGATGGTGGTCGCGCTGCCCAGAGTCCCGAGGGTTATGTTTCCACTGACATTGGTGTAAATCGCGGTGAAGGATCCCGGAGCGGTGACCGAATCAAAGCTCGCGGTGAAATCCGTTCGAATCCGGTTGGTATCCACGTCAACGCCGCTTGGGGTGTCCGCTCCATGGATTTTACCATTTGAACCGACGGTGGGGGCGGAACCACCGGTGGCCACATAGCCCCAGATCTCCGCGTTGGAAATGGAAACCGCATCGGAGGTCACGAGCACGCTTCCGACCGATCCGTTGTCCTTCCGCTTGGCGAAATCGTAGAGCCCTCCGGTCGAGGCGGCGGGATCGGAGGAATCAAAGCTGTCGACGTAGGCATTGCCGCCCTTGAATTCGACGGTGTCCTTGGCGACGATGCCATTGGCGAAGAAGGACTTCCTGCTCACCGTGATCTCGACCTGCTTGCGCAGGGCGGGACCGGAGTTGAGGTTGGCCAGTCCCTCGGAAACGATTCGGGGAGACGGATCAGTGGCGTAGTCGAAGACCCGGACCCGGATCTGCCCGGTGTTGCCCGAGCCGAGGTTGATGCCCGAGATCGTCCGGTTCATGTGACCGCTGTTCGCGGTCCACCCGGTCCAATCCGAATTGTTCAAGGCGAAGAGGGCTTCCTCGAGACCGGCTTCCGCCAGGTTCAGACAACTGTTCGAATAAAACGACCGGGTGGAAAGCTGATAGGATCCCATTGCCATCTTCACATAGGATCCAAGGAAGATAGCCAACCCGAGGGTCAGGATCATGGTGACGAGGAGAACCGAACCGCGGCGGCTGTCGCCTGAATGATGAGATCTCATGGGCTGCTCTTGGGGTGACGGAAACGGACCTGGGTTAATTGCTGGCCACCTTGTTTCGCATGATGAAGCGCGCGGAGATGACGTTATTGGTTGCGCGGAACTTCCCTCCTCCGGAGCGGACGGTGCGGGCGTCGAGCTGGATCTGCTTGGTCTCAAGGTTGTTGGTCGCGGCATTGTGAAGAAGATTGAAGCGCTTCAGGGTCAGGGCCTCGACCCCGGTCAAGAGGGTTTCCTCATCGGCTGTTCCGTAGGCGCGGTAGAAGGCGCGATCAGCCGGGACGTAGGTGTAGCTCACGGTGTAGGTGGATCCGGCACCATCCGGGACGGTCAGGGTAAGCCCGGCTGTGCTGAATCCGGAAATGTCGGAGGAGGCACGGATTTCCCGGCTGAAAGTCTCGACGGCGTAGCGGCTTTCCTGGTCGAGGGTCGAGTAGTCGTTCAGGCTGACGCAGCTCTTCGCGATAAAGACAAAGGACGACATGACGGCGCCCATGACCATGGAGCCGATGACGATGGCGATGAGGATTTCGGTCAGGGTGAATCCACCCTTCTGACTGTGTTTGTCGCGCCTGGTGCAATTCGTGATCATAGCTTGGTGTAGTAGTAGTCGTTCAGGCCGTCCTTGCCCATGTAGGTCGTGTAGCGGCGGGAATGAACCTGGCCGGAGGTGGCCGTCCATTGGACATTGACAATGATGGCTTTGGTATTGGCCCTCAAGCTGGTCAAAATGCGATTGCCGGTGAAGCGGTTGAGCGAGGCATTGTTCAGATCAGAGTCGATGGTGATGGCCTCATTGGAGGGGAGGGCGGAGATCTGGGCCCAGTTCATCAGACGAAGGGTCTCGATTTCGCTTTGAATGATCTGGGCAGCCAGGGTGTTGAAGCGCGCGTTCTCCAGCAGGCGGTAGCCGACGGTCATGGCGCCGATGGAGCTGAGGAAGACCATCCCCAGTACGACCGACGCCACGAGGACTTCAACCAGAGTGAATCCTTCCTTTGTGTTCAGACGTGAACGGTGCGGCATGGGTCCTGTTTCGGCTGTGGGTTTGTTCTCTTCAGGTTCGATCCCGTTGGATGGCGGCGATTCAGAGGTGTATCACGGGCTTGGCCTCAGGCTC carries:
- a CDS encoding C4-type zinc ribbon domain-containing protein; this encodes MRGMVPQWLEKLLILQDRDAHRALLEKQLDAVPREREAAERKIAGHRAAIEAAQHRVRELELERSRLEQEIASVEEQVRKYRNQQIQVKKNEEYQALTHEIAATEARISELEGAEIQVLYDLDTVRAKSAEVVATEKTEIAFQEKQIARMAEREVQLKVELESARAAVEAARSEVPLKSISVYDRLASSLALPVIVPLEGQKCTGCHLRVSAGVDAEVRGGGELTACDNCTRILYSEA
- a CDS encoding prepilin-type N-terminal cleavage/methylation domain-containing protein, with translation MITNCTRRDKHSQKGGFTLTEILIAIVIGSMVMGAVMSSFVFIAKSCVSLNDYSTLDQESRYAVETFSREIRASSDISGFSTAGLTLTVPDGAGSTYTVSYTYVPADRAFYRAYGTADEETLLTGVEALTLKRFNLLHNAATNNLETKQIQLDARTVRSGGGKFRATNNVISARFIMRNKVASN
- a CDS encoding type II secretion system protein, producing the protein MPHRSRLNTKEGFTLVEVLVASVVLGMVFLSSIGAMTVGYRLLENARFNTLAAQIIQSEIETLRLMNWAQISALPSNEAITIDSDLNNASLNRFTGNRILTSLRANTKAIIVNVQWTATSGQVHSRRYTTYMGKDGLNDYYYTKL